A single Penaeus chinensis breed Huanghai No. 1 chromosome 7, ASM1920278v2, whole genome shotgun sequence DNA region contains:
- the LOC125026886 gene encoding uncharacterized protein LOC125026886, whose product MKATTANQTQQICEYVGKSNETVGLCSLHFSKTKQIFILSILAAETECHTFKTMGLQARHLGVTLLWCLFSVSLFNSFSSDVKPRYFGIPNKSLAKTKQADACRSLFTINQVFTSGGLRHAKFVHSTLTNESGFNIHPATTYREEEVAAAAREVRHLVSKRASFAGPDTDDYRVLGSLLPKLVAFEHLEGEDEAPAGTKQAQPRPHVRGGSRIDAGGGVLPFVPCVIAPYDQSNSFATCVRRRLARKGSFWIYFMGDSKIRGVFMEMLKRTDGEFDYRIEVKPKYPNQTWSYAKIVSRQDFRHQDMRVTSAAADGLVITMSFRVFVQMERPSRLPDEAEVTQLRRWADGADPLPDILILGYTSWMLQRHMEDANILELLDGLFEMHKAVVPHIVKISRSTRVLVLPQSRPKPHAAMINVGYSIINVPNFDWSEKIFLQEVQKHSRNQGVPRSEKQQDDHRPGLHSGTFRDHLIPGTSTPGLWWWDSSLPINLAEIEECNELHRRDLAGDVAYTGPRLQCRDIHHAGEETATDLVTMLFNLMCNSVLKLHESLCCS is encoded by the exons ATGAAGGCCACAACTGCCAATCAAACTCAgcaaatatgtgaatatgtaggTAAGTCCAATGAAACTGTGGGCCTCTGCAGTCTGCACTTCAGCAAGACCAAACAAATCTTCATTTTATCTATTCTAGCTGCTGAGA CCGAGTGTCATACTTTTAAAACCATGGGCCTTCAAGCCCGTCATCTTGGAGTCACATTGCTATGGTGTCTCTTTTCGGTGAGTCTCTTTAACAGTTTCTCATCTGATGTAAAGCCGAGGTACTTCGGCATTCCCAACAAATCACTCGCAAAAACGAAGCAAGCCGATGCGTGTCGTTCTTTGTTTACAATTAACCAAGTTTTCACCAGCGGAGGTTTACGTCATGCGAAGTTTGTGCATAGCACGCTCACAAATGAAAGCGGTTTCAATATACATCCTGCCACGACTTACCGTGAAGAGGAGGTCGCTGCCGCTGCCAGGGAGGTGCGGCACCTAGTGAGCAAGAGGGCGTCATTCGCAGGGCCTGACACGGACGACTATCGTGTCCTCGGCTCCCTTCTGCCCAAACTCGTGGCCTTCGAGCACCTCGAAGGAGAGGACGAAGCCCCGGCCGGGACGAAACAGGCTCAGCCGAGGCCGCACGTCCGAGGGGGAAGCAGAATCGACGCCGGCGGAGGCGTGTTGCCCTTCGTGCCATGCGTCATCGCGCCCTACGACCAGTCGAACTCCTTTGCCACCTGCGTCAGGAGGAGGCTGGCGAGAAAGGGCTCCTTCTGGATCTACTTCATGGGGGACTCGAAAATCAGGGGTGTCTTCATGGAAATGCTGAAGCGCACCGACGGGGAATTTGACTATCGGATTGAAGTTAAG CCCAAGTATCCGAACCAGACGTGGAGTTACGCAAAAATAGTATCGAGACAGGATTTTCGACACCAGGACATGAGAGTTACTTCCGCTGCTGCTGACGGCCTCGTGATCACCATGAG TTTCCGCGTATTCGTGCAGATGGAGAGACCTTCCAGGCTCCCAGACGAAGCGGAAGTGACGCAGCTGCGCCGCTGGGCAGACGGAGCTGACCCCCTGCCAGACATTCTGATCCTAG GTTATACATCGTGGATGCTGCAGAGACACATGGAAGATGCGAATATCCTTGAACTTCTGGACGGGTTATTCGAGATGCACAAGGCAGTCGTACCTCATATTGTGAAG ATCTCGCGGTCAACAAGGGTGTTGGTGCTGCCCCAGAGTCGCCCGAAGCCGCACGCCGCCATGATTAACGTGGGTTACTCAATCATCAACGTTCCTAACTTCGACTGGAGCGAGAAAATCTTTCTTCAAGAGGTGCAGAAACACAGTCGAAATCAAGGTGTTCCTCGCAGCGAAAAGCAACAGGACGACCACAGACCAGGACTCCATTCCGGGACGTTTCGGGACCATCTGATCCCTGGGACATCCACGCCGGGCCTGTGGTGGTGGGACTCGAGCCTCCCGATCAACCTGGCGGAGATCGAAGAGTGCAACGAGCTTCACCGCCGAGACCTGGCTGGCGACGTGGCTTACACAGGTCCTCGGCTCCAGTGCAGAGACATCCACCACGCTGGAGAAGAGACCGCTACAGACCTCGTCACGATGCTTTTTAACCTGATGTGTAATTCAGTCTTAAAACTGCACGAGAGTCTGTGCTGTTCATGA